The Brienomyrus brachyistius isolate T26 chromosome 9, BBRACH_0.4, whole genome shotgun sequence genome contains the following window.
TACAGCCTGATCAACGGGAGCCTCTTCAACAGCCTGGCCTTCCTCGCTCTGGCCTCCCATTTTAGGGCCATGTGCACTGACCCGGTAAGCCCTAAGGTCCATCCCTTCTCGATTATCTTCGTCAAACCTCGCAGTTTGCCAGCCTTGTTTCTATTAAAAGTTTATCTTTTAAAATCCCTAGTTGTTTCAGTGGCATTTTCGGCAGTAGGTGGGGTACCAACGATGACTTTAGCCCTCACTCTCCTAATTTTCAGTCCTGTCCACTGTCTTGTCTTCTGCCAGAAGCAGATGGTAAAGTGTAGAGTCTGAAAGTAATTGTCAGGTTAACCAAAACCAGCCAGGCAGGCCGTAGAAGAAGGTGTGTTTGGTAGAAGGAGGTGTGGTTGGTGTGAAGAGATGTGTCTCTGGTTTCAAAACCTAATGGTGTCAGTTCATTTTCATAGGGATAAAGGACTGATGCTGCTCTATATGACCAAGTAATTTGAAGTTGGTCGGCCCATTGTTGCTGTAATAGCCTCTCCTATTCttgctggtgggatttgctgccattcaggttgggtatTGATGCTGGGTGATCAGGTCCCGTTCTGTGAGCTTTTGTGGCTGCGAATTCGTGGCTGAACTTGCTCCCAGATGTTTTCACTTCACAGCCACTTCACTTGTGGTCGACCAAGGCAGCTCTAACAGGGCAGAAAAACGGACTTGTTGGAAAGTCATTAACCTTTTCTGTACAACCGCCCATTCCGCTGTTAATGTTTGTTGCAGAAAATTGCATGGCTGTATGCTCAATTGTCAGTAATCGTTATAGCTTAATTAAACAATCAATATGGGTGCTATATATCTTTGGCTGCATAGTGTATCAGTTAGGTCAGCAGATGTGAGCACCACGATCTGCTCTCCGTAGGGCGCCGTGCCGAAGGGGAATGCCACAAAGGAGTTCATCGAGAGCCTGCAGCTGAAACCCGGCCAGGTGGTCTACAAGTGTCCCAAGTGCTGTAGCATCAAGCCAGACAGAGCACACCACTGCAGGTAAGACACTGCACTAGTGCCCCGCCCGCCCACCAAACACACCACTGCAGGTAAGACACTGCACTAGTGCCCCGCCCGCCCACCAAACACACCACTGCAGGTAAGACACTGCACTAGTGCCCCGCCCGCCCACCAAACACACCACTGCAGGTAAGACACTGCACTAGTGCCCCGCCCGCCCACCAAACACACCACTGCAGGTAAGACACTGCACTAGTGCCCCGCCCGCCCACCAAACACACCACTGCAGGTAAGACACTGCACTAGTGCCCCGCCCGCCCACCAAACACACCACTGCAGGTAAGACACTGCACTAGTGCCCCGCCCGCCCACCAAACACACCACTGCAGGTAAGACACTGCACTAGTGCCCCGCCCGCCCACCAAACACACCACTGCAGGTAAGACACTGCACTAGTGCCCCGCCCGCCCACCAAACACACCACTGCAGGTAAGACACCGCACTAGtgccccgcccgcccgcccaccAAACACACCACTGCAGGTAAGACACCGCACTAGtgccccgcccgcccgcccaccAAACACACCACTGCAGGTAAGACACCACACTAGTGCCCCGCCCTGCCCGCCCACCAAACACACCACTGCAGGTAAGACACTGCACTAGTGCCCCGCCCGCCCACCAAACACACCACTGCAGGTAAGACACCGCACTAGTGCCCCGCCCTGCCCGCCCACCAAACACACCACTGCAGGTAAGACACCGCACTAGTGCCCCGCCCTGCCCGCCCACCAAACACACCACTGCAGGCAAGACACCGCACTAGTGCCCCGCCCTGCCCGCCCACCAAACACACCACTGCAGGTAAGACACTGCACTAGTGCCCCGCCCGCCCACCAAACACACCACTGCAGGCAAGACACCGCACTAGTGCCCCGCCCTGCCCGCCCACCAAACACACCACTGCAGGTAAGACACTGCACTAGTGCCCCGCCCTGCCCGCCCACCAAACACACCACTGCAGGTAAGACACCGCACTAGTGCCCCGCCCGCCCACCAAACACACCACTGCAGGTTAGACACCGCACTAGTGCCCCGCCCACCAAACACACCACTGCACGGTACTGGTTGAGGGGTCATAGCAGCTGGGCCCCTCCCCATACTGCAGAAGCTGCCTGGCTTCACGTGTCACGTGGAGATGTGCGGCTGAGCTCCTCAGCGTGCCCCCCAGTGACAGCTGTGTGTTTCCTTCTTGTGTATTTTCATTCATATACTGCCGGTCTGCATTATAGATCCTCAGTGATGTCAGTGGATCTGGCAGCTTGCCACCACTCTCCCGTGTGGATGGGTATGACTCAGCAGCTGgctgtggtttggggggggggggggatgtctgCCCTCACTGCAGCATAATGTGTGACGGAGCTGCCCCGTGTCGGCTGCATTGAGTTCTGTCCTCAGTGCATTTCCAGCTCTGGATCACTGTAGTGTGCTACATGAAAGAATTAGCAAGGGCCGGAACGTCCCTTAAATCCCTCCATTtcgtggatggatgaatggtatGGTTATGTATAATATTGCTGAGACATATTGCCACCTCACTTGGACGTTTTGTTGTCCTTCTCCATACTCAGTCCCATCAGGAACAAAGCCAGCGCAGATCATCTCCTAACTAGCTGCTTCTCTCCAGTAAGGGACATTTGTCCAGTGAGACCTGAACTTGTTCACAGTGTGATGTGAGGCGTGCCCACCCCTTCCTCATGCCCGTCTCTCCCCCCGCCTCTACACCGCAGTGTCTGTAAGCGGTGCATAAGGAAGATGGACCACCACTGCCCCTGGGTCAACAACTGCGTGGGCGAGAACAACCAGAAGTACTTTGTACTTTTCACAGTGAGTGTCACCTGCCAGAtgctacccccctcccccccccaacactcatacaaccttatggaccagtGTTATCTATAGATGAACACCGCACACACCCCATAAATCCATCGTCTGGCCGCCTTTTGGTTTTACacgtgctctgtgtgtgtgttccagaTGTACATCGCTCTGATCTCTCTGCACTCACTGGTCATGGTGGCCTTCCACTTCCTCTACTGCTTCGAGGAGGACTGGACTAGTAAGTGATCGCACTGTCTTTCATATCTGCAGTGGCCCATTTCTCTAACCACCACCCATTTGGTGagacccccctcctccccctccaCGTCCCGTGACCCTCTTCAACCTCACCCACCCAGCCCATGTTTTGGGTTCCATTTCCCGACCTACTTTTCTGGGGGCTCCTTGTTTTAAATGGTTCTCAATTGGCAGACTTCCCCTGCAGCAGAGATACATGTATATGAGTCATGTTCTTATTCTTAATGCAGTATTACTTTTTCCAGCTTCGCAAAAGCGCACGTAGAGATTTTAAGTGGCTGGAGGCACAGAGCTGCGTGAGGCGGGGTATCTGAGGGACGGATTTTGTTTGAATTCTGATGCACTCCATTTTCCAGTAAACACAACCCCTCGAGCTTTAAGGGGTCGGAACTTGGGCCAGACTGTCACACCATTTCTATCTTTATGATTGGCTGTTGAAGTCATGGAATGATGCACATCCATCACCATAGTGATGAAAAGTCACCTCATACAGGCCCCTGCAGGAGCAGAGGTAACCATTTATAGTTAGTAGGACCGATTTTACTACCACTGAACAGGAAACAAAGTCGGTCAGTCTCCATTTGTGTATGTCCATAATAGGATATCTGTAGAACTGGTGAAagaaaacaatgtaatttagcGTGAGAGAGAAGTGAAACATTACaacactgtattttttttactgtatgtGCTGCATTTTCTTgtagtgtttaaaaaaaaaaaaaaaaaaaaccacaactTACATTAGTGGCTATTAGGACCCGAACTGAGGAGTCCCTCAAAATGCCTGTGTGAAATTAGCTTTTTTTCCCTCACAGTTAATATGTGAATTCCTACGTTAACTTTCTGTGATGGCTGGGTTTATGTGACTCTCTTTGGCGCTTAAAGAAATTAATGATATTCTTTATTCCTATGTGTTTATAAAGCACTGACATAAGTAGTAAATGCTTTACTgctgtttattattgttgtaCATCTGTGCCTGTTACAGATATTTTTATGCTAGAattcttttaaaactttttaaatttaaaaatgaattttgacaataaaatataatatgaatTCTGAGAAGGTCTTTGGCCTTTCAGTATTCCTATGTGCTTTTTTTGCAATTGCACCGATCCAATTTTTTCAGTGCCGATACCATCTGTTCAGGTATCAGGATTGTATCGGCTGATATAAGTACCAATCCAATACCAGAGCTCTTTTTTTTAAAAcgcataaatacaaatgaaaaataaatgtatgacaagcgttaaaaaaaaaaagcagctaCTAGAAGTATTTGTACATTTGCAGCAAAATTTGTGAAAATGAGCTATTTAAAGAAAACAGCAGATGCAAATAAAATGCTAAAACTTCGCTGCAATTGCAGCCCCTCGTGTATCACAAGCTGCAGCGAGGGCACAAAACATCCCAAGCCAGCGAGTCCCAAACTATCCATTGCTTTTTTCACATTAGTCCTGTTGTCTCGCACAATTGGGTGCTCTTTGTTTGGTAGGATTTTTCTGTTATCCAGTATATGACTGAAGTGCTGGTGTCTGATCCATGAAGTTCTTCCAACTTGTGGTGCCACATTCTGAAAGTTTGTAGCTTGTAGGCTTCACCCAGGCTTCAGTTATAACTTAAGAGAAATGGGCCACACAGCCAAGGTCTGAATATGTGGAGTGAAACTCATCCACTTGACATCTTTAACTTGTTCCTCGATGAGCTCAATCACTTTAGAGTGCAGTTCAGGCAAACTGTCTCAGAAATATATTTTTGAGATGGCAAACTGTACCTTGATTCTAGATGTTGAATCAAGCAATTAAATCCCACATCGTCGATTACGTCTAGAACAATGAATTATTTTTGCCACTTTTGGGCTACTGTTTGGAAGTTTTTTATGACAACTAAATGGCGTAAAGTCGGCCTGTTGCATGTTAGTTTGCTCTGCAAGCACGCGAGTCACATTCATGCTGTGTTCCATTTGAGCTCGTAACTTGTAAATTCCTTAGTAGTAAATGTCAACTGGATCGCCTCCTCAAGTTGGAATTTCGACTCGTGAACTTGGAGGAATTGACACGACCCCaagctcagaattcaagatggctacgccatttatcaacagaagtgaaAAGTTGtagttttgtacttttttttagCAGTAATgtcttatttgtggctcattaaatcggtcGCACACACAATACTGTCCAATCTATCAGTAAATGGAACGCGGCATCAGCATCATCACCCGCTTATCTGATGTTCCTGCGCTGCTCCGACTGCAAAGGGGATGCAAATGACATCAGAGTCGCTGTGCTCACATGCACTGAGCAAAAAAACAAGGCAGCATTAGTGTTCAGCTTGAACGCTGGAAAAACACATCTGAAATAGGGGGAAAAGCTGTCCTGCGATGAGTCACATATGACTGATACCCAGTCCGTATAATAGGTATGGGTCGGTGCCGATACTGATCCCAAATATCAGATTGGTGCACCTCTAGTTTTGTCAGTATACTGAAAACAGGTTCATTCTTATCCACTTGCTCTACATCTGCTGATGTCATTGTTCTCAGATCAACAAAGACAGCCCTTTAGGGTTTAGCAGCGCACCTGCTTGCTCCGTGAGAAGTGATCAGAGTGGCCTACAGTAAAGGTGGGGCCTGTAGAGTTAAGCCAGGATCACGGATGCTGGTTCCTGTGGCTGAACGTGCTCTCTGGCTCCCCCTGGTGTTAATGTCTGTTTTCCCCCTTCCCCAGAGTGTAGCACCTTTTCGCCTCCAGCAACTGTCATCCTGCTCATCCTCTTGTGTTTCGAaggcctcctcttcctcatatTCACATCCGTGATGTTTGGAACCCAAGTGCATTCCATCTGTACCGACGAAACCGTAAGTGATCCCCCGCATGACCTGCCTTGCCTTCTGACCCCCTTTGAAATGCCCGGCCCCTTAACCACACAGCCTGCTAAGGTGACACAAGGCAATTCCACTTGCTGCCACGCTGTGGCGCTGCGCCAGTTGGGTGAGGAACAGTGCTCTTCTTAACGTCTCGCAGAGAGTGTACCAGCGAACCGAATTTAATGCGGAAATTGTGGCTGAACCTGTGCTTGGTCCTGCCACCTCGGCTGCTCTGAACTTCAGGCGAGTCCGGTTGGCTCATCTGCGTTTGGTGCCATCAGTTCAAAGTAGACAAGGCGGCAGCCCGGTGTGAGGTGGCAGCAGAGTGGAGCATGAAATCACTGGCAGAAGCCTAACATAAAGTTGAATTGAGAGTAAAAGATTCTTTATTACATTTGGTGGTTCTGAGCAGCTGGCGGTGGATACGGGAGGTTAGCTGTGGCTGGCATGCTGAGGTGGTGTCTAGCTGTGTCTGTGCTGGGGTTTAATAAGGGTCATACGTGCCTTTGTGTCCTTGTGTGACTGAGAGTGTCTGTCCAGGTTCTGCTGTTCTCCCTCGATGGATCTTTGTATAAATTTCCAGTACTGCTAattctttgtgtttctgaagacATGGATGTTCCTTTTGAATTAAGCTTTAGTGTAGGTATCACGCAGGATTCAGCAGGTGTGCTCCTTTGGACAGCGTGATTGTCTGAGCCGTAAACGAAAGCATTTCAGTCATGGGGTTTGTGCAGTCTGGACCCAGAGAATGTAGGCATTTCAGCTCTGGTCGAACTTCCAAAAACGTAATTGTTGAGGGAGAAGGCTGAGTCCTTTAAGCTGGACATACACTGTGCGATTTCTCAGCCCGTTTTGAGCCGATTTTTCACCAGTGTGATAATTCCTGGAGTCGGGCCGATTTTCAGCTTGATTGTGCGTCGTATATCGTATAGTGTACAGGATGTAAGGAGCACCGATTCACCGTGCGACCGTCAATCGGACGATCGCGAGAAAATCTAACCTGTTTGAAAGTTTGGTCGCCCGTCGTGGGGACATCGCACCGTGGAAGCAGATCCACGAGCCGACTCGCTTCAACCTGAGTGGGTTGTCCTCACTGCACACGTGCGAACAGAGAACTGAAGTACTGAGAGATGAGATTAGATATGTGCGCACACTTGCCTGTTGCCAGAAACCGTATTGTAAGAATGTAAGAAtttccttgggttcctttaaatcagagctagataagatttcaacgactctgagctattagtttagttctccccaagcgagcttgatgggccgaatggcctcctctcgtttgtatagttcttatgttcttatgttcttatgtaacaGAAAGCCTGTCCTTGGGACAATATTGAGATTTAAGGACTGTGATAAATTGCACTTGAGTAAGCACAACATAACTGACCTGAACGTTTGAACGAGCAAGCAAGCAAGAAGAAGCAGGCATGTTATTGTTTGCATTACAAGTTCTGTGTAGGTATCAGGCTATCTGCAGTGTAATTTTAGATTTTTCTGAGCAGAAAATTGCACAAATGACCAAAGAGGTGCATTTCGCTGTGATGAGCATCGTCACTGTCGCAGGTTCTTCTTCGTCTGCTTCTTTTTCGACGTTCACAGCTCCAGGTGCGGGAGCCTGACGTGTTCATATTGCTCGTGTAGCGTGAGCAGCCAGGTCGCATTCCAAGTATCGGACCATATAGTGCGCGGACGTAAATCGTGAGCTTTGCCTCTTCGTCGCATGGAATGTTTGTTACTTCAAGCTCTGTATTTGCTCCATTTCTCTGAGAATGTGTGATCAGGCTTTAGAGAAGAATTCCATTTAAAGtcaatttatatatttaaaccAACAGTTGAGTGTACTTGACCGATACTCGGGATCCTTTTCGTAACAGCAAAGACACTAATTTGACTAGAGAACTGTTGAGAATAAAGCAGACTATTATGTTTATGTACATTCCCACTCTGTCGATGTTTGTGTTCATGATACCGTGATACATGATACCTTCTGCaagcactggggggaggggtaaGTGCCTTGGATGTTCTATGCACGGTGACATCATCGTAACCTCATAGAGAGGCCCTGCGAGTGCCTGTTTATGAATAAAACCCTTCCTAACCCCctgctcactctctctctgtttttttttctgtctccTGCCTCCTGCTACTTGGCTAACTCTCACACAGGGGTCGGCATTGGACCTTGGTGCAACAGAACTTTCAAATAGCGCCCTGGTGCGAGCACTGGATCAGACACGGATTGCGGACTTaagcatttatttttaactaCGTCATGTCCCCGAATATTTCACCAATCGGCATTGGTTGGTTTGTTTGGCCTGCCCACATTGACCCTTCAGTTAAAGTCATGGGCTTGTCATTATCACAGCTTTGCTGAGGGTGTCGATCTGTCGTATATTTCACGTAATTCTGTAACCACTCCCCAGATGAATAGTTGATTTGGTTCACCTGGAATCATACAGTATATGTCTCTTGCTTATTGAAAGCACCTGCGCAATGAGACACAAAGGTTTAAGATTCTTGAAGTTATGTCATGCTATAGAATACATGATGAACAACCGGCCGAAAGCATGAACGGTGTGATCATCGTTTCACACAACAGCTccttttaaaaatacaaatcCTGCTTTTTTGACATTAAGATTAGGACTCATTttaatgctcatgggagttttacttacacaaaaatgttctgagggcacaacagaaatgattggttcagacatTTAGATTGTTAAGGAGGTGGGCCTAAGCACCTCCTTTAGTTGCTTTGACCCACCTCCTGGACAAtttgattggttctctctctaaaccaatcgtttttcattttgttttcacactttttttaaaaaaaaatttaagtaaAACACTCATGAGCAATTTTAGTGGGTCAACGACACCCTGCTGGGTTGAGataatgaatattaatgatTGACATCATCACACCCATAGATTCCTAGCTGTGTGACTCCTAGGGAAATTCAGAATTAAAACAATGCAGTTCAAAGCCTTTTCCACAGTCTTTTTGATGCTTCAGTTGAAAACGTAATTTTTAAAATGGCATACAAGCTGGCATGAGGCTTGTGGCGGAGCCTGAGGCAAAGCCTTCAGAGAGTCGCGGGGTTCGGAAGGTGGAAGTTCTTAGCGTTGTAGTGAGAGTGACACGGTGATTATTGCTTATTGTTCTCTGACCCTTCCATACTGAAGTCTTGGTTGTCTCTCGTTATTTTCAGGGCATAGAGCAGTTGAAAAAGGAAGAGAGAAGATGGACTAAAAAGACTAAGTGGATGAACATGAAGGTGGTGTTTGGTCACCCCTTCTCGATAGGCTGGCTTAGCCCGTTCGCGACACCTGACCACGGGAAGGCCGATCCGTATCAGTATGTGGTCTGAAGGGCAGAGCCGGCTCAGCCAAGCCCGCCCCAGTCACCCGACCGCGTTGCCCCTTGCCCCAGTTCCCCGTACTCAGATACAGACTCATGAGGGCGCTGTTGAGGGCGATGCCGACCTGGATTATAACCTACACTCAAACTCTTCTTCTCATCTTTtttaatctgtgctttattttttttttcctctgtaaACAATCGATGCAGAGTATTAACCTTTCAATATTTTGTTTacttgtctgtctgtgtactGTGTTAATTACGGCACTTCCTCTCTCTCACACTGGTGTCGCTCAAACCCTTGATTGAACGGATGTCAGAGCACGGGCCCTCTCTGATTGTGACAGCAGTGTGTAATTTGATTGTGAGAAAGCTCATGAGAGCACGGCGAGGTCTCTGCTCACTGGAAATGTGATATCAGAGCCAGAACTGAGAACCCAAAATACTTGGCTGGTTGATTCAAAGCACACACCATGTTGCCACGGCTTATATGCATGCTCTCTCTGCTTATTGGTGGGACTGGTCTGGACTTACTAATGATTGGGTGTTGTGCTTTCACCATTTGCCAATCAGTGTAGCAACTTGCACTCAttgatgtatttatttttttttagttctgGCTGATTAGATTGCAGAGCTTCATGACCTCCCTTCAATCTGGGTCTTGAAATTTGGTCCTACCATGTGACAGGTGGTGAAGTGCAACTAGAACTTTCTTGGTGTGTATATGTGAACGTGGATCCGCTCTATGCATAGAGTCCTCGTCATATGACCGCCACGATCTCTTCCTTGGTTCCTGTTCCAGCTCGCCCCTCCCCCACTCATAGAGCCCATGAATGAATGGGTTGTTGCGTGTGCTTTGGCTCTCCGTGCCGGCGACTTCTGCTAAAGTCTGTGAACACACCGCTGGTCTGACCTGTGCAAGCTACAGTGTGCCATGAAAACAGTACTCAATGATGAACTGAGTTGCAGAATTACCACAATGAATCTTGAACTTTTTTCCATAGTTGGGGAAAATACTGAACTCATAAGAAGAGCTTGAATTCACGAACTGAACAAGAGTTgccaattttttttgttttgcttttattcattaattttccGAAACGGGAATTGTGCAGCGATCAGACGTGGTGAGACACTTTGTGAATTGTGCCACGTTCGCTGTCAAGCGTACAGCTGACTCATCAGCACCTCCTGCAGGACTGCCACGGGATGGCTGCCAGTGCAGAAATGTTCTGTTGTCCTAGGTGGTTTTATTTGCTCTCTGTTATAACAATGTGTCACTTGCATTGTGTATAGACAGTAATCGGCTTGGCAGGGCACTCGTCACAGGGGGGCACATACTGCCCCCAAGAAGTTGTGACTGGTGTGAAGGGAACCGTCATAATTAAAATACCTGCCCTGATTGGCTGGCTTTGTGAAACGAAGAAAACTGGGTGGCCAAATATTCGTCGCCTTCATTTTTTTGGAAACATGCCAACATTTGTCCCCTAATAGATATCTTTTTCTCGTACCATGGATGCCCACTTACAGCTGGCAAAAGAAACGCTTAGAGGTTGCCTGCCCGCCTACACAGGCTAGGAGTCCAGCTCTCTCATAAGGGAATTCCATTCAGGAACGAGGTTTAAATACAATATACTCATCCGGATGTCTTTCCGAGGCAAGCATATTGTGCCATTTGCTGCCTTTCACTTCGAAAGAAAATGCAATAAACTTCTTTTTTCAGCCCCGTCTCCTTCCATCCTTTCCCAGAAATTCCCTGACTGAGTCTCTGCTTCTCAGCGTGCAATTTTAGCTCCAGTAATGAACTAATCGTTTCATCTCCAGTATAACAGGTGCGCCTCCACGTCATCGTAACCATAACCGTTACGTTAACCTGCTCTCTTCCTCCCTTTGTTAATTATTTAAGTAATAGCTTGtcacccctccctccctccctttaAAGTGACACTATCAATTGTTGCTGCGCCCTTGCTAAAGCACAGTAGCCCTGGTGATTAACGTTACATCACACCCCAAAGTGGTAAGATGCAGGAGGTAAGATCCAGCCTAAGTAGTGGAAATGCTACAATGTAGCTGCATTTAGCTATAGCCGGTTAGATATTTGTCCGATTTTAAGAATCCCGCTGTTTTAGTATATGATGCGCGCATGCTAGTGGAATGTTCTAGAATGAGAGATGACAGGCATGTTGCATGGATtgccatgtttttgaagtagAACGGTAGGCTGCAGAATATGTGGTTAGCAAAAGGTCATGTTTTTCCACATCATTCTATTTTTACCtgcatgcaatttttttttccaagcaggATAGCAACTCCTTACCTCCTCCTTACAGTATAATTTCCTTTTACCCAAGTATCCTTTGTAATAAATGCCTTTATGGGGTCTGTGGAATTGTAGGATTTGCTAAATGTTTCTGCATTGTAACGAGAAATTATTTGGAATATTTTGAAAGGAGTTTGAAATGTAATTATGTCTGAAGTTATCacctttataaaacaaaaaaactgtaaatTAAACACGATTACAAATGGCtgtataacagttttttttttttgtagtctcACCCTGAATTCTCCTTTTGATAATAAATTGATCACTGCTGAGTTGCTGCAGTCGTGATAGCATTTTCAGACAGGTTTTCAAAAGGACGCCCTATGGGGGCCTTTGTTGAGATGTTGGCCTGCACTCTGTGGCTCACGAGGTGGTGGGGGTGTGTTTCTGTGGCAGGCTATTGAGCGCCTGAAGGGGCAGACCCCAACCTGGGAGAAGGTGTCGTGCTGGGAGGGCATGGAGGAGGCTTTCGGGGGGGCCCTGTCCCTTTCCTGGTTCAGCCCCTTCTCTGAGCTCCGCTGCCGAAAGAGGCCCTCCCCCCGTGTCCATGCCGCACCCACCGGGACCATCATCGAAGAGGACGTCATCGAGATCCCACTGGAGTACTGAGGCGGGGATGCCGCCAGCCTTCCACGGTTTGGGGATGGTGGCTCTGATTTGTAACTTCGATTTCACTTTTTGACTCGTGCAGATCCAACGTTGCTCATTGTAGAGCCACATTCTGGACTGCAAAGTCGAATCTCATTAAAGATTCACTCACACTAACGATAACTGGATGGGCAGCACCCACCGGAAGCGAGTGTATTAATTTCCCATCCAGGTGACAGCAGAGCTGCTTCAGTGCTGTCCAAGCTAATGCTCCAGAACGCATGCATGTATAAAATAGTTTGTATTTATTTGCAATGTGGCAAAGACAGACCATGTGCCTTGTGCCGTTAATAACCAGCATTTAACctggctcgtgggagttttacatacacaaaaatgttttgaggaGAGAACGAAAAATGACTGGTTGtctctctcagccaatcagatggcttggtcccgcctcctttagttgcttggacccacctcctctgcaatctgattggttatatcTCTAAACCAATCATCTTTCATTCTACCCTCAGTACATTTTTTTGTGAAGTGGATCTCCCATGAATGTTAACTTGGCCCCGAtgggtcagtgtcagggtgtgaGCAGGTAAAGGGACACAGGTGCAGTGCCTTTATCATCCAGCTTAGACGCATCTACCTTTGACGCATGTACCTTTTATACACCCTTAAATGGATTAATCACCATATCAGCGTTTCACTACATGCTGCTACAGAAAGAGGCATGGACCAGCATAAGGTCT
Protein-coding sequences here:
- the zdhhc3a gene encoding palmitoyltransferase ZDHHC3-A isoform X1, which codes for MRIPTSRCRDIERQAGFLQPEQCAPPPLHGPPAAMWFIRDGCGIVCSIITWLLVFYAEFVVIFVMLLPSKSLAYSLINGSLFNSLAFLALASHFRAMCTDPGAVPKGNATKEFIESLQLKPGQVVYKCPKCCSIKPDRAHHCSVCKRCIRKMDHHCPWVNNCVGENNQKYFVLFTMYIALISLHSLVMVAFHFLYCFEEDWTKCSTFSPPATVILLILLCFEGLLFLIFTSVMFGTQVHSICTDETAIERLKGQTPTWEKVSCWEGMEEAFGGALSLSWFSPFSELRCRKRPSPRVHAAPTGTIIEEDVIEIPLEY
- the zdhhc3a gene encoding palmitoyltransferase ZDHHC3-A isoform X2 translates to MRIPTSRCRDIERQAGFLQPEQCAPPPLHGPPAAMWFIRDGCGIVCSIITWLLVFYAEFVVIFVMLLPSKSLAYSLINGSLFNSLAFLALASHFRAMCTDPGAVPKGNATKEFIESLQLKPGQVVYKCPKCCSIKPDRAHHCSVCKRCIRKMDHHCPWVNNCVGENNQKYFVLFTMYIALISLHSLVMVAFHFLYCFEEDWTKCSTFSPPATVILLILLCFEGLLFLIFTSVMFGTQVHSICTDETGIEQLKKEERRWTKKTKWMNMKVVFGHPFSIGWLSPFATPDHGKADPYQYVV